One region of Wyeomyia smithii strain HCP4-BCI-WySm-NY-G18 chromosome 3, ASM2978416v1, whole genome shotgun sequence genomic DNA includes:
- the LOC129729992 gene encoding uncharacterized protein DDB_G0292186-like has product NNNNNNNSNNNNNNNNNNNNNNKNNNNNNNNNNNNNNNYNKNYNNYNSNNNNNNNNNNNNNNNINNNNNNNNTTTNNNNNNNNNNNNSNNNNNNNNNNNNNNNNNNNNNNNNNNNNNNNNNNNNNNNNNNNNYNNNNNNNNNNNNNNNNNNNKNNNN; this is encoded by the coding sequence aataataataataataataatagtaataataataataataataataataataataataataataataaaaataataataataataataataataataataataataataataattataataagaattataataattataatagtaataataataataacaataataataataataataataataataatattaataataataataataataataatactactactaataataataataataataataataataataataatagtaataataataataataataataataataataataataataataataataataataataataataataataataataataataataataataataataataataataataataataataataataataataattataataataataataataataataataataataataataataataataataataataataaaaataataataat